The following are from one region of the Sorghum bicolor cultivar BTx623 chromosome 2, Sorghum_bicolor_NCBIv3, whole genome shotgun sequence genome:
- the LOC8062597 gene encoding CCR4-NOT transcription complex subunit 10 → MEPPAAKEAPPPPLPPAAEEDAILSATAAMAKEAALAFQGRRYADCAVLLTKLLDKKEGDPKVHHNMAITESFLDSCPDSNKLLKILGDVKRRSEELSCASREQADSANGVGNNAPSGSRGSGIVLPFSATHNASTYGDEFDTTIITFNMAVILYHLHDYESALSVLDPLYRNIEPMDETTALHVCFLLLDITLALQDATKAVDIIQYLERSFGVANTMNPNENASIPQQQLAQPKPPARINMPPDSDSNAYAGGYENLSAGIFPDDQIEFESLYSTFDGHQNLGRRILNDFSRASADLAATAADLKVRLQIYKVRLLLLTRNLKVAKRELKVLMNMARGRDSSTELLLKSQLEYARGNYRKAVKLLSTPNNRTEPAMLAIFYNNLGCILHQQRSYHTSIWCFSKALKYSLSLRSEKPMKLSALSQDKSCLISYNCGIQHLMCGKPLLAASCFREAMPLFYKRPLFWLRFSDCSLLALEKGLLCANGASSCNDEIGVNVVGSGQWRQLIVNPVNLRNNFDSAGVTSGKHKNLVSLGFARQCLLNALLLLDATEQENSVIASNIEDCNQGAVQGYKSSGHKSTASTDSKLPSGPTLANVNGEQKGTSLNATLQSSLALYDEICRKENLKIRQAILGNLAFVELCLENPLKALSYAKSVLQLTDCSRMYVFLSHVYAAEALCTLNRPKDAAEKLSVYIRDGNDIELPYNVENSEKALVERDSDGEDSVAPSVTKLATEESEHSESLRPEEARGVLYIDLGMTAAMQGEVEQANYMVSRGLAMLPNNPRAVLASVYIDLLQGKSQEAVGKLRQCRNVRFRPGSIAASS, encoded by the exons GTCCACCATAACATGGCCATCACCGAATCCTTCTTGGATAGTTGTCCTGATTCAAACAAGCTGCTTAAAATTCTTGGTGATGTTAAG AGAAGAAGTGAAGAGCTTTCATGTGCATCTAGAGAACAAGCTGATTCTGCCAATGGGGTAGGAAACAATGCTCCTTCAGGATCAAGAGGGAGTGGTATTGTACTACCTTTTTCTGCTACACATAATGCATCGACTTATGGGGATGAGTTTGACACGACCATAATTACATTCAACATG GCTGTTATCCTATATCATCTTCATGACTATGAATCTGCACTATCTGTTTTGGACCCGTTGTACCGAAACATTGAACCAATGGATGAG ACAACTGCTCTTCATGTATGCTTTCTATTATTGGATATTACATTAGCTTTGCAAGATGCAACAAAGGCTGTG GACATAATACAATACTTGGAAAGGTCATTTGGAGTAGCTAACACAATGAACCCGAATGAAAATGCAAGCATACCTCAGCAGCAATTAGCTCAACCGAAGCCTCCTGCCAGAATTAACATGCCTCCAGATTCTGATTCAAATGCTTATGCTGGTGGATATGAGAACCTTTCAGCGGGAATTTTCCCAGATgatcaaatagaatttgaatctcTGTACTCTACCTTTGATGGACATCAGAATTTGGGCAGGCGTATCTTGAATGATTTCTCAAGGGCATCTGCTGATCTCGCTGCTACTGCTGCTGATTTGAAAGTTAGACTTCAGATTTACAAGGTCCGGCTTCTACTGCTCACTAGGAACCTTAAGGTTGCGAAGCGAGAACTCAAAGTACTAATGAACATGGCACGTGGTAGGGATTCATCTACAGAGCTTCTCTTGAAATCTCAGCTGGAGTATGCCCGGGGGAATTATAGGAAGGCTGTGAAGCTATTGAGCACACCGAATAATCGGACTGAACCAGCAATGCTAGCCATTTTCTACAACAACCTGGGATGTATTCTCCACCAACAGAGATCGTATCACACCTCTATATGGTGCTTTAGCAAAGCACTAAAATACAGCTTATCACTTCGTTCAGAGAAACCAATGAAGCTGTCTGCTTTATCACAAGACAAGTCTTGCCTTATTTCATACAACTGTGGTATCCAACATTTGATGTGTGGGAAGCCTTTGTTAGCAGCTTCTTGTTTTCGTGAGGCCATGCCGCTCTTCTACAAGCGACCCCTTTTCTGGCTCCGTTTTTCGGACTGTAGTCTGCTAGCTCTAGAAAAGGGTCTCCTGTGTGCAAACGGTGCTTCTTCATGCAACGACGAGATTGGAGTCAATGTTGTGGGGTCAGGACAATGGCGGCAGTTGATTGTCAACCCTGTGAACTTGAGAAATAATTTTGATTCTGCAGGTGTGACTTCAGGCAAACATAAAAATTTGGTTTCACTTGGATTTGCTAGACAGTGTCTACTCAATGCGCTGCTATTATTGGATGCTACTGAGCAGGAAAATTCGGTAATTGCATCTAACATAGAGGATTGCAACCAAGGAGCAGTACAAGGATATAAAAGCTCAGGTCATAAGAGCACTGCAAGTACAGATTCTAAATTACCTTCTGGCCCAACTCTAGCTAATGTAAATGGAGAACAAAAGGGAACGAGCTTGAATGCTACCTTGCAGAGTTCTCTTGCTTTGTATGATGAGATATGTAGAAAAGAGAACCTCAAAATCAGACAGGCCATCCTGGGGAACTTGGCATTTGTTGAATTGTGTCTTGAGAATCCCTTGAAAGCTTTGTCTTATGCAAAGTCAGTACTGCAGCTGACAGACTGTTCCAGGATGTATGTATTCCTCAGCCATGTATACGCAGCTGAAGCTCTGTGTACTTTGAACAGACCAAAGGATGCTGCTGAGAAGCTATCAGTTTATATAAGAGATGGCAATGATATTGAGTTGCCGTATAATGTGGAGAACTCTGAAAAGGCATTGGTTGAGAgagatagtgatggtgaagacTCGGTTGCTCCTTCAGTGACAAAACTAGCCACAGAAGAATCTGAGCACTCAGAGAGCCTCAGGCCAGAGGAGGCCCGTGGTGTTCTGTATATTGACCTTGGCATGACTGCTGCAATGCAGGGAGAAGTTGAGCAGGCCAATTACATGGTGAGCCGTGGCCTGGCGATGTTGCCCAACAACCCCCGGGCAGTGCTAGCATCAGTTTACATAGACCTTTTGCAAGGGAAGTCCCAGGAGGCTGTTGGGAAGTTGAGACAGTGTAGGAATGTCAGATTTAGACCCGGTAGCATAGCAGCCAGCAGCTGA